A stretch of Pristis pectinata isolate sPriPec2 chromosome 26, sPriPec2.1.pri, whole genome shotgun sequence DNA encodes these proteins:
- the camk2n1b gene encoding calcium/calmodulin-dependent protein kinase II inhibitor 1b, with product MSQVMPYSEEKIAHYGDAAEVGQPPFTCRLQDTSNFFGPAQNKRAPKLGQIGRSKRVVIEDDRIDDVLKNMAEKSPSGV from the exons ATGTCCCAGGTTATGCCTTACAGCGAGGAAAAGATTGCGCACTATGGCGACGCGGCGGAGGTGGGGCAACCCCCGTTCACCTGCCGCCTCCAGGACACCAGCAATTTCTTCGGACCCGCTCAGAACAAGAGGGCGCCCAAACTGGGCCAGATCGGCAGGAGCAAGCGTG TTGTCATTGAAGATGACAGAATTGACGACGTGTTGAAAAATATGGCAGAGAAATCACCTTCTGGCGTTTAA